From the genome of Candidatus Dadabacteria bacterium:
TCAGCCGGCTTCTTCGGAGAAGCGGGCTGACCCGACTTAGTAGCCATGATTAATAATCCTCCTTAATGCAATTGTTTCCAGAGAAAAGTTTCTTTGGTGCGAGCGCTAATTATATAGCATCCTCGCCCCTTTCTCCAGTTCTAATTCTTATTACGTCTTCGGCCGGGAAGAGGAATATTTTTCCGTCTCCTATCTTGCCGGTTTTCGCACTTTCCCTTATGGTCTCGATTACCTTGGAGACCATATCGTCGGAAACCACTATTTCCAGCTTTATCTTAGGCAAGAAGTCGATGACGTATTCTGCACCCCTGTAAAGTTCCGTATGACCTTTCTGACGGCCGAATCCCTTTACCTCGACAACTGTCAGACCCTGAATTCCTATCTCTCTGAGAGCCTCCTTTACATCCTCCAGTTTGAACGGTTTGATAATGGCCTCTATCTTCTTCATGGTGGTAAA
Proteins encoded in this window:
- a CDS encoding P-II family nitrogen regulator, with the translated sequence MKKIEAIIKPFKLEDVKEALREIGIQGLTVVEVKGFGRQKGHTELYRGAEYVIDFLPKIKLEIVVSDDMVSKVIETIRESAKTGKIGDGKIFLFPAEDVIRIRTGERGEDAI